In Acipenser ruthenus chromosome 44, fAciRut3.2 maternal haplotype, whole genome shotgun sequence, the genomic stretch TACTTAATAAAtactacttattaaaaaaaaaacaggcatgcaatgttgtaaacattttttttctattcctgtgacagggtagcatcgcGGCCCAGGATGTTATCAGCAGGGAAAGACTCAGacacaggaagctgcagtttcaaGCACGttcattacaaacaaacaaaacactaaacaaacaaaaaccacatgaacaaaataaacaacacaagggccaaaacaaaaggtctacaaaaactGACGGACACAAagacaacacagcaacacaaacctcCACCTCTGTCACCAGCATTCATTCTAAATTAACACCCCTGATCAGCCTTTTTATaaacctgtggctggagcctgattaatcattaatcattaatcgaatcacggctccagccacattcccacgtgctttgacagggaggaatttatGTCTGTAAAGCTGGACTGTTGAAAACCTCCTCTAGCTGCTGATTCTCTAGCTGCTGAAAGCCATGTCACTATATCAGCTCTGAAGCCAATCCTTCATCATTTGACCAACAATCAGCTCACAGAAGAGACTGATGACAGTGAGTTGGCCAAGCACATGAAGGCTGCCATAAAGGATGATCGGATTGCAAGGTACTCAACAGACAACATCAACAAACTCATTGATATTGCTGGTTTCCTGGACCCCAGATTCAAGGACAGCTTCACTGAAAATGTAGAGGACATAACTGCCACCACAGCAAATGAGGCAGTAGTCACTGCTTCTGTTAAATTGTCCCAGCAAGAAGTACCCACAGGAACAGAGAATGCTGCACAAGGTAGCCCAGGTGAAGGCTCGGCACCAGGTAGCCTTTGTCAGCTACTGAAGAGCATTAccacaaagcagcagcagctgcagaggaAATGTGTTGAAGTGGAGGACTCCAATGAAACCAGAACCAGGAGTGAGATCTCTCGCTGTTCAGCTTTGCCACAAATCACTGCTGAAGAGGATCCTCTGATGTGGTGGAATACGCATGCAGCAGATCTACCAACGTTAGCTAGTTTGACCAAGAAAATCCTCTGCTTACCTGCTACAAGTGTGCATTTTAACGGGTTTGTAGTTCTGCAGGTCACATTTCAACACCATTTCAGTTAAACTTAAAACCAGAAAAACTGAATATGTTGGTGTTTTTACACCACAACCTAAAATGAAAATTCAAAAGCAAGGGCATATTGACTGTAAATGCTGGTGGTGGTGCTTGTGTTAATGCACTAGTTGGGTATAAAGTTGAAGGGTATAAAGTTGAACTGAATtccagggaggctgtgtggtccagtggttaaagacacagccttgtaatcaggaggtccctggttcaaatcccatctcagccacttactcactgtgtgaccctgagcaagtcacttaacctccttgtgctccgtctttcgggtgagatgtaattgtaagtgactctgcagctgatgcatagttcacacaccctagtctctgtaagtcgccttggataaaggtgtctgctaaataaacaaataataaaaacaatattgaaataaaCTGTTTGTCAAAACTTTTAACTAAAATTGCTACCAAGTTCATattgtacttaattatattataCAAAGAAAACATCTTTAAGGTTAATGGTTTATTTGGCCTCAGTTCAGTTTCAGGTTGAATACAGAAATGTATACagacaaaggaaaataaatatatctttttttctaataaaaagaTTTTTCTTTACAGGACAAAAAATAATCTCCATACTATATTATTAAACAAGTTGAgcatatttttctattttctaaaatatactaaaatagtACAGAGAATTAAGACTAAGAATTTCTTGGTTTTGGAGTTAGGTTtctatgttaaaaataaataataataattaaaataaaacccaTGTTCGATGcaactgttttgtatttgcttcaTTTTATCAGCgtgtgtgacagggatggctaagtggtgacgtcaggccagacaCAGGAAGAGTAACACTCAGGCAGGACCGCGTGTAAAGGCGTTCGCGccgttttattttaacaaacacaaaaataaaataaaaggtttgaacaaaaaaacactactcacagagaaaaataaaaaagataaccaaaaacaaatcactaacacaaaactcaggtcaggctgagcagatcgctttcactgatcctgtggTTATTTTAATGACTGTTTCTTTCTCCTCTCGTTCGCTCGTTTCCTCCTCTCGGACACCCAGACCTTGCAGCCAAAGCTACAGGTCTTtgatatcatggccgaggggctAACTGGCTATTAATCAATGTCAATGTCTTCACAGATAGAGAGGGATTTGTGCACGGAACACAACTGGATAATAAAGTCACCTGATGATTTCCATCTCTCCTCCCcgacttcaaaacacacacactgaccctgcCTCAGAGCATGAatacaaagagatcagattgaaaataaaaactccaGAGAACAGACGGCAAACCTTGACGTGCGCAGGCAGGGCTTGGTACTGCAAGTACTCTTTCCTTTGATGTGCATCCTGGAGCTGAAGAGGTTAATGTCATGTTGAATAAACTACTGTCTCTCTTTGCTGGATTGTTCTGATATCGTGCAAAGACAACGAGAGTACAGATTATAGTGCAATTGTCTTGGAAACAATGTGATGTTTAAAATTTCTCTTCAACACTGATCACGTTTCCTAATTCAAAGAGACTTTCGTTTTGGGAGCTTGTATTAAACTGGGTATATTGAGCAGTGCAGGGGAGCGGTCTGACTTTACTGGGCTCCTCGATCACGGCTGATAACGGCACTGCCTGTGCTGGACTAGAAGCCAAGTTGGATTTCCATCTGTTTTTATAGATCCACAGACGGGCATAGCACCCTGCAATCACACAAAGAgcaagaagaggaagaagaagaagaagaagtgctCCTAAACCCCACCCGTCAGAGCTCAAAACTGTCACAGGAGCTGGTGCTGTTGTGGGTTGAGCCGGAACCACGACTACCTCAGTCAGGCCCGACCCGTACAGTCTAGGAGTGGAAACAGAGCACCTGTATTCTCCAGCATcttcctccctgactctcctcagcagcagtgaagcgttcccgtgctgcagctcagaatcaaacagaCTGGTCCTGTTCACATACTGAGGCAGCTGATGGGCAAGCTGGTCTGTGTTGTCATGATAACTGTGAACGATGCGCCCcgtttctgctcttctccagatcACAGCTGACTTCTCATCCCAGCCTCCAGCTGTGTAGTTGAAAGagcagctcaggatacagtcctgcccctcAGTACAGTTCACTGAGCTCTGGACTGTCACAAACTCACTGTCGCTGCTCACACTGCCAGCAGCCAGTATGATGATTGCCAATACCccggtaacagcagcagcagcagggccagtgAAGCACACTCTCCTCCTTAACTGGATCCTGGACTCGGTCCTTCTCTTCCAATAGAGCCTGAACAGGACAAGAGCAAAAATATCAGAAATATACACCAGggttcagaaacacagagacagacagacagacagacagagagagagagagagaggacacacacacacagggttataaacacacacacacacagagggttataaacacacaaacacagggttCAGCACATTTATGACTCGGAcactcactgggacagtttgctcCCAGGCTGCCTGATGTGATCCGGTGCCAATGAAACAAGTTCAATAGCAAGAAGAAACTTGAAACATAACAGaagacaagaagaggagaaagtgacgcatcaaactcagcgcagagagcaggacgagaagggcacacattgaagccaagagaaaagaaaccctggagtacaatactggatcgggggtcttactggttccagggcagctcaggtgaattcagggacgcttcttctcctgcagagtccatcctctttgcacgctccgtctgcatctctgtaccgacacacaagagaaatcttaaattcataccacgttacacactggagtcactaaatattcaaagactcgtctgtctgtttatcattattattacacatcacagcgctcttagttatagactatatactccaggaaagtttcatgaaattaaccccaccacacgcacacacacacacacacaccgcctaATTGGGATTGCTGctgaaatgggatacaactctgggagacggttcttcccaatgctgtggacgttgtttaattgggacgacACTTTGTTTAACTGGgatgcagtattttcaaatgatgaatggagatcgcttttcagagcaagacaggtggtgcagcgctgtgcagggagtgtgtgattacactgtgacttgagtACATTGAGTAAAGCACGATGAGCtcgaggagggggaggaggaggaggaggagtctcctgtggtttctcaggctgctcttgcaaagaaagttggcgtgtcaacatcgcaggtgcgattcattttgttcaggaataataaaaacattgactCGTATTTTCAATGATGTATTtatcatttaatcataatgtgatgtgatttcattcgttttcttttcattaagaatcaaaaaagcGTGACTCGGGTCGTCTCAACTggctctcgtttaattgggacagccgcttattcggaGCGTTCATTTACATTATCCCACCTCAAAATTGCCGATGTTTAGACATTAGAAAAAGAAACGTATACTGCAGATATGTAAGTTTACATAGGCCATGTAAACTCATTGTTAGACTTCGTTTGCATTTTAATTCCAAACACAATCTGTGTTTACAAAAATAGTCCGGCTTCACTTTAGGACATTAGGATACAAACACACAGCCTACATATTTGATGTTCTTTATATAAGTATCACGTACTTTAATATCGGTATACCTTGCATACGTAACAGTCTGTTCCGAAAAGGTAtctattttaaacacaatatttaataaactagtatttacatctctctctctctctctccaagctGCATGCAGCTCACAGCACAGCTGCAGATCCAGGCTTTGTTTTCCACGCTGTCGAGGCGATCGAGTCAAACACAGTCGAGTTTAATAACATCTAAGcaatgcactttt encodes the following:
- the LOC117398790 gene encoding myelin-oligodendrocyte glycoprotein-like isoform X1, whose translation is MQTERAKRMDSAGEEASLNSPELPWNQLYWKRRTESRIQLRRRVCFTGPAAAAVTGVLAIIILAAGSVSSDSEFVTVQSSVNCTEGQDCILSCSFNYTAGGWDEKSAVIWRRAETGRIVHSYHDNTDQLAHQLPQYVNRTSLFDSELQHGNASLLLRRVREEDAGEYRCSVSTPRLYGSGLTEVVVVPAQPTTAPAPVTVLSSDGWGLGALLLLLLPLLALCVIAGCYARLWIYKNRWKSNLASSPAQAVPLSAVIEEPSKVRPLPCTAQYTQFNTSSQNESLFELGNVISVEEKF